In one window of Corynebacterium incognita DNA:
- the rpmF gene encoding 50S ribosomal protein L32, producing the protein MATPKFKKSRANTHSRRSQWKADNVALQEVTIDGKTVRIPRRLVKAAKLGLVDVEQF; encoded by the coding sequence ATGGCAACTCCAAAGTTCAAGAAGTCCCGCGCGAACACCCACTCTCGTCGTTCGCAGTGGAAGGCCGACAACGTTGCTCTGCAGGAAGTGACGATTGACGGCAAGACCGTGCGCATCCCGCGCCGCCTGGTCAAGGCTGCCAAGCTTGGCCTCGTTGACGTAGAGCAGTTCTAA
- the purH gene encoding bifunctional phosphoribosylaminoimidazolecarboxamide formyltransferase/IMP cyclohydrolase: MDNTRRPIKRALISVYDKTGVEDLARALDAQGVEIVSTGSTAQKIADLGVNVTPVETLTGFPECLEGRVKTLHPRVHAGILADTRKDDHLQQLQDLEIAPFELVVVNLYPFVETVASGADFDGCVEQIDIGGPSMVRAAAKNHPSVAIVVDPACYGDVAEAVAGGGFTLEQRRELARDAFLHTAEYDAAVSAWFVEQLGGSAAEQPLRYGENPHQKAWIQREGSTGLANAEQLGGKEMSYNNYQDADAAWRAAWDHERPCVAIIKHANPCGIAVSDESIAAAHKAAHACDPLSAFGGVIAVNREVTAEMAQQVAEVFTEVIIAPAYEDAAVEILKGKKNLRILVAKHEAPARETRQISGGTLLQEPDTYQAEGDKSANWTLATGAGLDEAGLKELEFAWRAVRSVKSNAILLAADGATVGVGMGQVNRVDSAKLAVERANSLGEWERARGAFAASDAFFPFADGLQVLIDAGVKAVVQPGGSIRDEEVVAAAAAAGITMYMTGTRHFAH; encoded by the coding sequence ATGGATAACACTCGCCGCCCCATCAAACGCGCGCTCATTAGCGTGTATGACAAAACCGGTGTAGAAGATTTGGCACGCGCCTTGGACGCCCAGGGAGTGGAGATCGTCTCCACGGGTTCCACTGCGCAAAAGATTGCTGACCTCGGTGTCAATGTGACCCCCGTGGAAACCCTGACCGGTTTCCCGGAATGCCTGGAAGGGCGCGTTAAGACGCTGCATCCGCGCGTGCACGCTGGCATTTTGGCTGATACCCGAAAGGACGACCACCTGCAACAGCTGCAGGATTTGGAGATTGCCCCGTTTGAGCTCGTGGTGGTGAACCTTTACCCGTTCGTGGAGACGGTGGCCTCGGGCGCTGACTTTGATGGCTGCGTGGAGCAGATCGACATCGGAGGCCCGTCCATGGTCCGCGCCGCGGCGAAGAACCACCCGTCCGTGGCTATCGTTGTGGACCCGGCATGCTATGGAGACGTCGCTGAGGCTGTCGCAGGTGGCGGGTTCACCCTGGAGCAGCGCCGTGAGCTCGCCCGCGACGCCTTCCTGCACACCGCGGAATACGACGCGGCGGTATCCGCGTGGTTTGTGGAGCAGCTGGGAGGCAGTGCCGCTGAGCAGCCGTTGCGCTACGGCGAGAACCCACACCAGAAGGCCTGGATCCAGCGCGAGGGAAGCACCGGCCTGGCCAACGCCGAGCAGCTCGGTGGTAAGGAGATGAGCTACAACAACTACCAGGATGCCGATGCCGCGTGGCGCGCCGCCTGGGACCACGAGCGTCCGTGCGTGGCCATCATCAAGCACGCGAACCCGTGCGGCATCGCGGTGTCTGATGAGTCCATCGCGGCGGCGCACAAGGCGGCGCACGCCTGCGACCCGCTGTCTGCATTCGGCGGCGTCATCGCCGTCAACCGCGAGGTGACCGCGGAGATGGCGCAGCAGGTTGCCGAGGTATTCACCGAGGTCATCATCGCACCGGCCTACGAGGACGCGGCGGTAGAAATCCTCAAGGGGAAGAAGAACCTGCGCATCCTGGTGGCGAAGCACGAGGCGCCGGCGCGGGAGACCCGTCAGATCTCCGGCGGCACCCTGCTGCAGGAGCCGGACACCTACCAGGCGGAAGGTGATAAGTCGGCGAATTGGACTCTCGCCACCGGCGCGGGCTTGGATGAGGCCGGCCTCAAGGAACTGGAGTTTGCATGGCGCGCGGTTCGCTCGGTGAAGTCCAACGCCATCCTGTTGGCTGCCGACGGCGCGACCGTGGGCGTGGGCATGGGGCAGGTCAACCGCGTGGATTCCGCGAAGCTGGCAGTCGAGCGCGCGAATTCGCTGGGGGAGTGGGAGCGTGCGCGTGGGGCCTTCGCGGCCTCCGACGCCTTCTTCCCGTTCGCTGACGGCCTGCAGGTGCTTATCGACGCCGGCGTGAAGGCCGTGGTGCAGCCTGGCGGATCCATCCGCGACGAGGAAGTCGTCGCGGCGGCTGCGGCGGCTGGCATCACGATGTACATGACGGGTACTCGCCACTTCGCTCACTAG
- a CDS encoding type B 50S ribosomal protein L31, whose amino-acid sequence MKKDIHPDYHPVVFQDAGTGSQFLTKSTATSDRTVQWEDGNEYPLIVVDVTSESHPFWTGAQRVMDTAGRVEKFNQRYGALARRKKKA is encoded by the coding sequence ATGAAGAAGGATATCCACCCGGATTACCACCCCGTGGTATTCCAGGACGCTGGCACTGGTAGCCAGTTCCTGACCAAGTCCACCGCAACCTCCGACCGCACCGTGCAGTGGGAAGACGGCAACGAGTACCCACTCATCGTCGTCGACGTGACCTCCGAGTCGCACCCGTTCTGGACCGGTGCACAGCGCGTTATGGACACCGCCGGCCGTGTTGAGAAGTTCAACCAGCGCTACGGTGCCCTGGCTCGTCGTAAGAAGAAGGCTTAA
- the rpmB gene encoding 50S ribosomal protein L28, with protein sequence MSAICQVTGRKPQFGKTVSHSHRRTSRRWNPNVQRRRFYLPSEGRTITLNVSTKGLKIIDRDGIESVVAKIRARGEKI encoded by the coding sequence ATGTCGGCTATTTGCCAGGTAACGGGACGCAAGCCGCAGTTCGGCAAGACCGTCTCGCACTCGCACCGCCGCACTTCGCGCCGTTGGAACCCCAACGTGCAGCGTCGTCGGTTCTACCTGCCCTCTGAGGGCCGTACCATCACCCTGAACGTCTCTACCAAGGGACTGAAGATCATCGACCGTGACGGCATCGAGTCCGTCGTTGCCAAGATTCGCGCACGTGGGGAGAAGATCTAA
- the rpmG gene encoding 50S ribosomal protein L33: MARNDIRPIIKLKSTAGTGYTYVTRKNKRNNPDRITLKKFDPVVRKHVEFREER; encoded by the coding sequence ATGGCACGTAATGACATCCGTCCAATCATCAAGCTGAAGTCCACCGCGGGCACCGGTTACACCTACGTGACCCGCAAGAACAAGCGCAATAACCCGGACCGCATCACGTTGAAGAAGTTCGACCCGGTGGTTCGCAAGCACGTCGAATTCCGCGAGGAGCGATAA
- the rpsN gene encoding 30S ribosomal protein S14 codes for MAKKSKIAKNEQRKEIVARYAERRAELKAIIKNPNTSDEDRLDAQFELNRQPRDASRSRIRNRDSHDGRPRGYLRKFGLSRVRMRGMAHRGELPGVRKSSW; via the coding sequence ATGGCTAAGAAGTCCAAGATCGCTAAGAATGAGCAGCGCAAGGAAATCGTCGCCCGCTATGCGGAGCGCCGCGCTGAGCTCAAGGCAATCATCAAGAACCCGAACACCTCTGACGAAGACCGTTTGGATGCACAGTTCGAGCTGAACCGTCAGCCGCGCGACGCATCCCGTTCTCGCATCCGTAACCGCGACTCCCACGATGGTCGTCCGCGCGGTTACCTCCGTAAGTTCGGCCTGTCCCGTGTCCGTATGCGTGGCATGGCTCACCGTGGTGAGCTGCCAGGCGTTCGTAAGTCCAGCTGGTAA
- the purN gene encoding phosphoribosylglycinamide formyltransferase — MTSPLNVVVLVSGTGSLMQAIVAAQGETFRVSKVVADVPCPGIDKAAAAGIATQVVPLGVDRQQWNRELADAVGECDLVVSAGFMKILGAPFLERFDGRIINTHPALLPSFKGAHAVRDALDYGVKVTGSTVHYVDSGVDTGPIIAQRAVDVRADDDEASLQERIKVAERELIVEVLRTVGSPGSRPGHQ, encoded by the coding sequence GTGACTTCACCGCTCAACGTTGTCGTTTTGGTTTCAGGAACCGGATCTCTCATGCAGGCCATCGTCGCCGCGCAGGGAGAGACCTTCCGGGTCAGCAAGGTCGTCGCAGACGTGCCGTGCCCTGGCATAGACAAGGCCGCGGCCGCGGGGATCGCCACACAGGTGGTGCCACTCGGCGTCGACAGGCAGCAATGGAACCGGGAGCTTGCCGACGCCGTCGGGGAGTGCGACCTTGTAGTCTCCGCCGGGTTTATGAAGATCCTGGGCGCGCCATTCTTGGAGCGCTTTGACGGACGTATTATCAATACTCACCCCGCGTTGTTGCCATCGTTCAAGGGCGCGCACGCCGTCCGGGACGCGTTGGACTACGGGGTGAAGGTCACAGGATCGACGGTCCACTACGTTGATTCAGGTGTAGACACCGGCCCCATCATCGCGCAGCGGGCGGTCGACGTTCGCGCTGACGACGATGAGGCCAGCCTGCAAGAGCGCATCAAAGTGGCAGAGCGTGAGCTCATCGTCGAGGTTTTGCGCACAGTAGGTTCACCAGGAAGCCGCCCAGGACATCAATAA
- a CDS encoding response regulator transcription factor: MKILVVDDDREIRNSLRRSLGFNGYDVSVAEDGVQAIEQVRSVAPDLIVLDVMMPNKDGFEVCRELRSEGWRNPILMLTARDGVSDRVSGLDAGADDYLPKPFALEELLARVRSLARRAAAESTSGNRRSDVLQLSFADLQLNLETRDVTRGGRSISLTRTEFDLLKVLMENPNKVLSRQTILEEVWGYEFPTSGNALEVYIGYVRKKTEANGEARLIHTVRGVGYVLRETAP; encoded by the coding sequence ATGAAGATTTTGGTGGTGGATGACGATAGGGAGATTCGTAACTCCCTGCGCCGGTCCCTAGGTTTTAACGGATACGATGTCAGCGTGGCTGAAGATGGTGTGCAGGCTATCGAGCAGGTGCGCTCCGTCGCTCCTGACTTGATAGTCCTTGATGTCATGATGCCCAACAAGGATGGTTTTGAAGTCTGCCGCGAACTCCGCAGCGAAGGCTGGCGGAACCCCATCCTCATGCTCACTGCCCGCGACGGAGTTTCTGACCGTGTTTCCGGTCTGGACGCGGGTGCCGATGACTATCTTCCTAAACCGTTTGCGCTGGAAGAGTTGCTCGCACGCGTTCGTTCGTTGGCTCGCCGCGCCGCCGCTGAATCTACTTCTGGTAACCGCCGCAGTGATGTCTTGCAGCTGAGTTTCGCCGATCTTCAGTTGAACCTGGAAACCCGCGACGTAACCCGGGGTGGCCGTTCCATCTCCTTGACCCGCACCGAGTTCGATTTGCTCAAGGTACTGATGGAGAACCCCAACAAAGTGTTGTCGCGCCAGACCATCTTGGAAGAGGTGTGGGGCTACGAGTTCCCGACCTCTGGCAACGCGCTCGAGGTATACATCGGTTACGTTCGTAAAAAGACTGAAGCCAATGGCGAGGCTCGACTCATCCACACAGTGCGTGGCGTTGGTTACGTGCTCCGGGAGACCGCGCCGTGA
- the rpsR gene encoding 30S ribosomal protein S18: MKRNNQKKFRMEQTRRPKKNPLKAEGIEKVDYKDTKTLRLFISDRQKIRSRRVTGLTPQQQRQVATAVKNAREMALLPFTTR; the protein is encoded by the coding sequence ATGAAGCGCAATAACCAAAAGAAGTTCCGGATGGAGCAGACCCGCCGTCCGAAGAAGAACCCACTCAAGGCAGAGGGTATCGAGAAGGTGGACTACAAGGACACCAAGACCCTCCGTTTGTTCATCTCGGATCGTCAGAAGATCCGTTCCCGTCGCGTGACCGGTCTGACCCCGCAGCAGCAGCGTCAGGTTGCTACCGCGGTGAAGAACGCCCGCGAAATGGCTCTCCTGCCGTTCACCACCCGCTAA